Genomic segment of Leopardus geoffroyi isolate Oge1 chromosome B2, O.geoffroyi_Oge1_pat1.0, whole genome shotgun sequence:
gacgtttggctcaaactcacgagctgtgagattatgaccagagccgaagtcggacgcttaactgactgagccacccagccaccccagtaATGGAGTTATTTAGCATTGTTTTGGAAGTTATATAACAAAAGCAGTCAGGCAATTAAAATAAGTGAGACATAAATATTGAAGAGCAAACGTCCAAGTTATGATAGGATTTGAAGGTAATAAGATTTTCTGTAgagaaaacattaaggaaaagatCATTTGGAAAATGATTTCAATTGAGAGAGACTCAGTGCTCAGTAAGTTGCCTGGCTTCAAGATAAATTACATGGGCTTCTCTGTGAACAGAGCTGAACAGTTTATTGACAGTTATAAGTGATTTGAATGTGTGGGAAGATTCAGTATTGTAGATAGTTTAAATGTCCTGAGATTATCTAGATAGTCAATGTAATTgatatatttgttcatttaacaagTATGTGTTGAGTGTCAGTGATATCCAGGTGGATGTTCTAAATGCTGGGTGTGTAGCAGtgtatggaaatataaaaaaccCTTTTCTTCTGGGACTTACAGTCTGGTTAGTAGAGGTAAATAAAAGAAGCAGGAATATAGTATGTCAGGGTCATGATAATCCCATCAAAATTTTAGTAGGGTTATTTTTAGAATCTTacacaatattttaaagttcatctGGATCAATACCTATGACAGGATGGTAAAGATAACTTGTTAAAGATTATTTGTCCTAttgaatatttcattaaaataactatgttatagttataaaatacatCAGTGGGACAAAATATAGAAGGTCTAGAAATAGTCTCAAATGAGGATTTTTGTCATTAATAAAAGTGGCATTTCAGACTAGTGGAGAAAACAATGGATTGTTCAGTGAAATGGTATTTGGTCAACTAGCTATTTAATACTCCAAAGTAGATTCCAAATGAGCTAGGTaattaagaagataaaacaaCATTAAAGTACCAGAAACAGGACTTTGAAAGCATGATTCTAGAAGTAGCAAAGAAAAGGTTTATAGGTTTGGCATTAAAAAAGACTCAATTTCCTAAGAGCAAAGAGCACCATAAACAACGTGAAAAGACGAAGGATAAACTGGGAAAGATATTCACAGTGTATAAAGTGGACAGAGAGTTAATGTTTTTACTAGAGGTCttaaaatcaaggaaaataaacctaataaaaaGTTGCAATGATCATTAAAATGGAATTCACCCACAGTGCAGGTTGAgagcatttattttactttgcctATCAAATTGCTACAGATTAAACAGATTGCTACTACCCAGTGTCCCTGGTGGAAGGGTGTGTTGATAAAGCTTTTCTGCAGGCCAGTTTGGTAATATGTACATGTTAGGATCTTAAATGCACAACTTTTGACTGGTAATTCGTCTTTGAATGTACTGTAGGGAAATAATTGGATAAATGTGCAaaaagttttatagaaaaatgttcATTGTTATATTCATCATAGCAAAAAATTGGAAATTGTCACTTTGATTATACATCactacaatggaatactaagcAGCCTGAAAATGATGTAGATTTATATTTGCCACTGAGGAAAGATGTCCATCTTATAgtttataaaaatcagttgcaaATGTATGCCTAAGCATGCTACAGTTTTAGAAAGCACATGTAACGGTATGTACGTATATGTCCTGGTTGATGAAGACAGTATTAATGCATATACCAACAGAGTGAAATGTGGCTCTGTGAAAgatgatttcaattttctttgtaCAGTTTAGAAAGAATATTTAGAAGTTTCTGTGGTGGAATGCCTGTCCTTTTAATTAGCAGAGTGGAAACAGTAAAGCTCTTTTTAAGGGAGGAGGTAGAGGGAAGATGAAGATGGGAACAGAGGCCTTGGTTTTAGGGACCCCATGTCTGCCATGCCATGTTGCCCTTCTCAGGGGGCCTGCAGGTGAGTGGAACCCGAGTATTGGCTCTGTTGAGACCTGCTACATGTGGGGTCGTCCCCTGCTGACCAAGCTCTGGATGCCATCCTCATGGCATCATGAAGTTTTGTGCCAGCATTTCTGGCAAAGACTTTATGGAGCTCTTTATTCACATCTGCAGCACTGTATCAAAGCTGGAGAGAGTCTGTGTGCTCCACATGTGCCAGCACAAGTGTGCTTCAGGCCTGATGACTGCAGGGTCATCTGTGATGCTAGAGTGTGGTGTGAGGTGAGGCGGGAGACTTCTTCCACTGGTTTCACATGAAAGATGTTTCAGAGGAGTTTAATGAGATTTATTTAGAGCTGCCATCTGAGCATTTGTTCAGAGCGGTGAGAAGCACAGGGAATGCCTCTGCCCTGAAGCCCCAGTTGACCAATAAGTGGCTCCCCCACCTCACTGTGGCTGTGGAGCTGCCATTGCCCACAGGTTGGACTCTTGTTGTGGTACACAGTCGATTGATCGCCTGTGAGGTTGCTTCCCAGAATGGTGTTGGAAGATTTCCTGGAGCCCAGTGTGCAAGCCCATGATGTTAGTGTTTATCTTCCTGCTTTGAAGACTCTGAAGAGCACTATAGAAAGGCTAGCAAACTTGGGTGATCGAGTGCTGGTTGAAGCAAATCTAAATGGCAAAATGAACTTGAGGGTACAAACTGCTGTGtctattaaaagttattttaacaattttggaAAATCCTTCCAAGTCTGCTCAGGATACGCCTCAAGATAGAAACCCTGAGAATATGTTGCAAGTACTAGTGGAAAGTAGGAAGCTTCTGTAGTTTTTCGAGGGACAGCAAAATAAATCCTACAATAGCCTTATGCAATATTTTGAGCAATACTCTTCTTCATCTTGTTTTTGGTTCATGAAGATGtctcttttcagtattttatttttgcttataaaaATTCAAGcggcctgtatttttttttttttctttttaaagcttatgtagtcttttcaaaactgaaacagacCCTGAGTTAATTGGGTTGCAAGTCTGCACTCTCACTGACCTATATAGAATGTACATTTTGTTCAGCCCTTCTTCCTTTAcaaagcttttattaaaaaagtcaTTGGTGAAAGAATTggatagttcattttttatgtttcttggcttttatcagtttttttcatactttttaagaTGCCAACAAGaaaaagattttctattttaactctttttaacaaaaaggattgtaacaaaataaataaaaactttgaccTGGAACATTGGatcagtttttattataaaatactacCATGTGAAATGggaacttcattcttttaaagcAAGTATAATTTTCTGAGGGAATTTTCTTAGCTTGATATGATACCTGAAAGGTATTTAGCATTTGTGCATATTACATAGTTTTTATTAAGCTGTTTTTTGGTCAAAGTATGTATTAATGTATATTCATAGTTTTAGATTTATCATCTGCAAAGCTTGAGTTGGTTATTAGGCTCACTAATAGTGCATCTTATTCACTGTGATTCAAGGAAATGGTCAGTTTATGTTTACTAAGATATTTCTTATGGGTAACTTTTATATAaacctagttttcattttttccccatagtATTATTCTAACAGAAAATGATTCTTAATGTTTCAATATtttgagaagaggaaggaggagttATAAAGGACTACTACAGTGATTAGAGGGAAGGTTTATATTCTTtcatattaaattttacttttttaatggctTATGCAATAAGACAAGTCTTTAACTTGGCAGCCTTTATTTTTGCAGACTCAGTGAACTCCCATGGCTACATTTTAATCACCAATGAATAATTTCCTACTAGATTTGGTGATAAAATGCTTaaatttgctaatttattttgttttgctgatttgTAAATTCCATTCATGCTGTtg
This window contains:
- the HUS1B gene encoding LOW QUALITY PROTEIN: checkpoint protein HUS1B (The sequence of the model RefSeq protein was modified relative to this genomic sequence to represent the inferred CDS: inserted 1 base in 1 codon; deleted 6 bases in 5 codons; substituted 2 bases at 2 genomic stop codons) — protein: MKFCASISGKDFMELFIHICSTVSKLERVCVLHMXPAQVCFRPDDCRVICDARVWCEVRRETFHWFHMKDVSEEFNEIYLELPSEHLFRAVRSTGNASALKPQLTNKWLPHLTVAVELPLPTGWTLVVVHSDXSPVRLLPRMVLEDFLEPSVQAHDVSVYLPALKTLKSTIERLANLGDRVLVEANLNGKMNLRVQTAVSIKSYFNNFGNPSKSAQDTPQDRNPENMLQVLVESRKLLXFFEGQQINPTIALCNILSNTLLHLVLVHEDVSFQYFIFAYKNSSGLPSISQASAVCRLVSVRSDCPQSLQGCSLPEPLELHIASSIWSACMALMNQLPVSRCWLHFAVVNPETHLGYLYFSRGGRNDSERVPSEGF